The following coding sequences are from one Halorubrum sp. BOL3-1 window:
- a CDS encoding PH domain-containing protein encodes MTAQTLHPRVQVVWVLRAVLLSALVTAPFVGGVYFEYLPEWVPVAVGAAVATLTVAHALLRYRRWSYEIREDAIYLDRGVITQVRTTVPLVRIQHVDSRRGPIERTAGLASCVVYTAGSRGADVRIPGLTPDGASDLREELKRLAIRADGEDAV; translated from the coding sequence ATGACGGCACAGACGCTTCACCCCCGAGTCCAGGTCGTGTGGGTCCTCCGCGCGGTGCTGCTGTCGGCGCTCGTCACCGCCCCGTTCGTCGGCGGCGTGTACTTCGAGTACCTCCCGGAGTGGGTGCCGGTGGCCGTCGGGGCCGCGGTCGCGACGCTCACCGTCGCGCACGCGCTGCTCCGGTACCGGCGCTGGAGCTACGAGATCCGCGAGGACGCGATCTACCTCGACCGCGGCGTGATCACGCAGGTGCGGACCACGGTGCCGCTGGTACGGATCCAGCACGTCGACTCCCGGCGCGGCCCGATCGAGCGGACCGCCGGACTCGCGTCCTGCGTGGTGTACACCGCCGGGTCGCGGGGCGCGGACGTGCGGATCCCGGGACTCACGCCGGACGGGGCGAGCGACCTCCGCGAGGAGCTGAAGCGACTGGCGATCCGCGCCGACGGGGAGGACGCGGTGTGA
- a CDS encoding PH domain-containing protein: protein MKLAPQSVPYRALQKAAGTAVGLFVIVNSGGFGLPLAAGGGVAILVAMLAYEVAYYRRFEYVLTGDTLDISSGVISRREREIPYRRIQNVDVSRGVIQRAIGVAAVDLETAGGSSTEGSIRFVTPDEATRLQREVQRRKSAVDRPDEAGERTDAEAAGVDRGRDDAFAPEEEELFAISPGELALVGALSFDGRLIGLLAFLSSGSFPVLSSFLPETSAAALTATAIVGVAALFVASWLIGAGVAFSNYYGFRLSRAGDELRYERGLFRRYSGSIPTEKVQTLRVTDNPAKRALGYASLSIETAGYAPGQGGESGNQSAVPIAATDRVYRLAREIESFGTPEFERPPKRIRWRYVVRYAMAVGVLVGIAYGVNRYLAESLPWYGVAALLLAVPPAAHLKWKHRGYWLGEDHLLTRNGFWGRTVAVVPYYRIQNVIDSRTAFQRRWGVATIVADTAGTGSLTGSDAAAVDFEIAEAEALKETLTERLATAVAERRTEGTDRFEWVDEGDGVGAKPDATTEESESAAETTAEPVGTETGSDAPSDGPEADDVAADREATGDGSADDAPDVPDDGVVRPDFSPGDRDYSEPAERVDTGEYAVDQRASDADVPFGPGRGDESEDGGSENGDRGSENGDGGHENGDGGPESSDGERGADKAEGTDADERLESGRPDSDRSE, encoded by the coding sequence GTGAAGTTAGCGCCGCAGTCGGTCCCGTACCGCGCGCTCCAGAAGGCGGCCGGGACCGCCGTCGGGCTGTTCGTCATCGTGAACAGCGGCGGGTTCGGTCTCCCGCTGGCGGCCGGCGGCGGCGTCGCGATCCTCGTCGCGATGCTCGCCTACGAGGTCGCGTACTACCGCCGGTTCGAGTACGTCCTCACCGGGGACACGCTCGACATCTCCTCCGGCGTCATCTCCCGGCGCGAGCGGGAGATCCCGTACCGGCGGATCCAGAACGTCGACGTGAGCCGGGGCGTGATCCAGCGCGCGATCGGCGTCGCCGCGGTCGACTTGGAGACCGCCGGCGGCTCCAGCACGGAGGGGTCGATCCGGTTCGTCACGCCCGACGAGGCGACCCGGCTCCAGCGCGAGGTCCAGCGCCGGAAGTCCGCGGTCGACCGCCCGGACGAGGCCGGCGAGCGGACCGACGCCGAGGCCGCCGGGGTCGACCGCGGGCGCGACGACGCGTTCGCCCCGGAGGAGGAGGAGCTGTTCGCCATCTCTCCCGGCGAGCTCGCCTTAGTCGGGGCGCTGTCGTTCGACGGGCGCCTGATCGGGCTGTTGGCGTTCCTCAGCTCCGGATCGTTCCCGGTGCTGTCGAGCTTCCTGCCGGAGACGTCGGCCGCCGCGCTCACCGCGACGGCGATCGTCGGCGTGGCGGCCCTGTTCGTCGCCTCGTGGCTCATCGGCGCGGGCGTCGCCTTCTCGAACTACTACGGGTTCCGGCTCTCCCGAGCGGGCGACGAGCTGCGCTACGAGCGCGGGCTGTTCCGGCGGTACAGCGGGTCGATCCCGACGGAGAAGGTCCAGACGCTGCGGGTCACCGACAACCCGGCGAAGCGCGCGCTCGGCTACGCGAGCCTCTCGATCGAGACCGCGGGGTACGCGCCCGGACAGGGTGGCGAGTCCGGCAACCAGTCCGCCGTGCCGATCGCCGCGACCGACCGCGTCTACCGGCTCGCCCGCGAAATCGAGTCGTTCGGGACGCCGGAGTTCGAGCGCCCGCCGAAGCGGATCCGGTGGCGGTACGTCGTCCGGTACGCGATGGCCGTCGGCGTGCTCGTCGGAATCGCGTACGGCGTGAACCGGTACCTCGCGGAGTCGCTCCCGTGGTACGGGGTCGCCGCGCTCCTCCTCGCCGTGCCGCCCGCAGCTCACCTGAAGTGGAAGCACCGCGGCTACTGGCTCGGTGAGGACCACCTGCTCACCCGGAACGGGTTCTGGGGTCGCACCGTCGCGGTCGTCCCGTACTACCGGATCCAGAACGTGATCGACAGCCGCACCGCCTTCCAGCGTCGATGGGGCGTCGCGACGATCGTCGCCGACACGGCGGGGACCGGGTCGCTGACGGGGAGCGACGCCGCCGCCGTCGACTTCGAGATAGCGGAGGCCGAGGCGCTGAAGGAGACGCTCACCGAGCGCCTCGCGACCGCCGTCGCGGAGCGGCGGACCGAGGGGACCGACCGCTTCGAGTGGGTCGATGAGGGCGACGGAGTCGGCGCGAAACCGGACGCGACGACGGAGGAGTCGGAATCCGCCGCGGAGACGACGGCCGAGCCGGTGGGTACCGAGACCGGTTCCGACGCGCCGTCCGACGGTCCGGAAGCCGACGACGTGGCCGCGGACCGCGAAGCGACCGGCGACGGGTCAGCCGATGATGCTCCTGACGTCCCCGACGACGGCGTCGTCCGCCCGGACTTCTCTCCGGGCGACCGCGACTACTCGGAGCCGGCGGAGCGAGTCGACACGGGAGAGTACGCCGTCGATCAGCGCGCCTCCGACGCGGACGTGCCGTTCGGTCCCGGTCGCGGCGACGAGAGCGAGGACGGAGGGTCCGAGAACGGCGACAGAGGGTCCGAGAACGGTGACGGAGGCCACGAGAACGGTGACGGAGGCCCCGAGAGCAGTGACGGCGAGCGCGGCGCGGACAAGGCGGAAGGGACCGACGCCGACGAGCGGCTCGAGTCGGGACGGCCCGACTCGGATCGCTCCGAGTGA
- a CDS encoding acyl-CoA dehydrogenase family protein has protein sequence MDFTLSGEQRQIRDTVAEFVDDEVVPRAAEIDETDEFPADLVDEMADLGLMGMPFPVEYEGAGLDYHSYAIGLEEISRGSGGLGTVVAAHTSLAGNMLYEFGDEAQKEEYLTALNTADDIGAFALSEAEAGSDVPAMSTAAERDGDGYLVNGGKLWISNGSVADTVTLFAKTDPDAGRKGISSFVVRPEEDDGFVVEGTEDKLGDKGCPTAELRFDDMWIPEERRLGEEGEGFVHALKTLNGGRITIAARSVGIARAALDEAKSYAQQREQFDRPISDFQAIQHKLADMDTKARAAELLMHEAADLKIRDGDYIKEAAQAKLYASEIAREVANEGIQIHGGYGYTKDFPAERFYRDAKLSEIYEGTSEVLRNTIAQQLLDE, from the coding sequence ATGGACTTCACGCTCAGCGGAGAGCAGCGTCAGATCCGCGACACGGTCGCGGAGTTCGTTGACGACGAGGTCGTCCCGCGCGCGGCCGAGATCGACGAGACGGACGAGTTCCCGGCCGACCTGGTCGACGAGATGGCCGACCTCGGTCTCATGGGAATGCCCTTCCCGGTCGAGTACGAGGGCGCGGGCCTCGACTACCACAGCTACGCGATCGGACTCGAAGAGATATCCCGCGGCTCCGGCGGACTCGGAACGGTCGTCGCTGCCCACACGTCGCTGGCCGGCAACATGCTGTACGAGTTCGGTGACGAGGCGCAGAAAGAGGAGTATCTCACCGCGTTGAACACCGCCGACGACATCGGCGCCTTCGCGCTCTCGGAGGCCGAGGCCGGCTCCGACGTGCCCGCCATGTCGACGGCCGCGGAGCGCGACGGCGACGGCTACCTCGTCAACGGCGGAAAGCTCTGGATCTCCAACGGCTCCGTCGCGGACACGGTCACGCTGTTCGCGAAGACCGACCCCGACGCCGGCCGGAAGGGTATCTCCTCGTTCGTCGTGCGCCCGGAGGAGGACGACGGGTTCGTCGTCGAGGGGACCGAGGACAAGCTCGGCGACAAGGGGTGTCCGACCGCCGAACTCCGCTTCGACGACATGTGGATCCCCGAGGAACGCCGGCTCGGCGAGGAGGGCGAAGGGTTCGTACACGCGCTGAAGACGCTCAACGGCGGCCGGATCACGATCGCGGCCCGGTCGGTCGGGATCGCGCGCGCCGCGCTCGACGAGGCGAAGTCCTACGCGCAACAGCGCGAGCAGTTCGACCGCCCCATCTCCGACTTCCAGGCGATCCAGCACAAGCTCGCGGACATGGACACGAAGGCCCGCGCCGCGGAGCTGCTGATGCACGAGGCGGCGGACCTGAAGATTCGCGACGGCGACTACATCAAGGAGGCCGCGCAGGCGAAGCTGTACGCCTCCGAGATCGCCCGCGAGGTCGCCAACGAGGGGATCCAGATCCACGGCGGCTACGGCTACACCAAGGACTTCCCCGCCGAGCGCTTCTACCGCGACGCGAAGCTCTCGGAGATATACGAGGGGACGAGCGAAGTGCTGCGGAACACGATTGCCCAACAGCTGCTCGACGAGTAA
- a CDS encoding phytoene/squalene synthase family protein, protein MSGREHGPGEADLAWCHEAVQGVSRTFALTVDVLEEPMASQICVGYLLCRVADTVEDAGHIPPETQCDVLRTYRRAIDPDDETDIGAFREAVDEWLPEELDDDWTVVAEAPTIAATFEELDSEAQEAIVPPVLEMVEGMAMFVDRHATEGGLRIDDRDELEQYCYYAAGTVGNLITNLLTRGDVAEERADRLRETAEEFGLLLQLVNVSKDVYDDYTEENNVYLPAEWLDAEGVDQERVVHPENRESSARVVDRTADYARSFLDDAQAYLETMPLSNGNTMEAWTVPYLLAVGTLREINSRPEDALTETGVKVSRQEVFAVMSAASDVGRDSLAELRQTIARTPFHRTVGSAD, encoded by the coding sequence ATGAGCGGACGAGAACACGGCCCCGGCGAGGCCGACCTCGCGTGGTGTCACGAGGCGGTCCAAGGGGTCTCGCGGACCTTCGCGCTGACCGTCGACGTGTTAGAGGAGCCGATGGCCTCCCAGATCTGCGTCGGCTACCTCCTCTGTCGGGTCGCCGACACCGTGGAGGACGCCGGCCACATCCCACCGGAAACCCAGTGCGACGTGCTGCGAACGTATCGGCGCGCGATCGACCCGGACGACGAGACCGACATCGGGGCGTTCCGCGAGGCGGTCGACGAGTGGCTGCCCGAGGAACTGGACGACGACTGGACCGTCGTCGCGGAGGCGCCCACGATCGCCGCGACGTTCGAAGAACTCGATTCGGAGGCGCAAGAGGCCATCGTTCCCCCGGTGTTGGAGATGGTCGAGGGGATGGCGATGTTCGTCGACCGCCACGCCACCGAGGGCGGACTTCGCATCGACGACCGAGACGAGTTGGAGCAGTACTGCTACTACGCGGCCGGGACCGTCGGCAACCTCATCACGAACCTGCTCACCCGCGGCGACGTCGCCGAGGAGCGCGCCGACCGGCTGCGCGAGACCGCCGAGGAGTTCGGGCTCCTCTTACAGCTCGTGAACGTCTCGAAGGACGTCTACGACGACTACACCGAGGAGAACAACGTCTACCTCCCCGCGGAGTGGCTCGATGCCGAGGGTGTCGACCAGGAGCGGGTCGTCCACCCCGAGAACCGCGAGTCGTCCGCTCGCGTGGTCGACCGGACCGCCGACTACGCCCGGTCGTTCCTCGACGACGCGCAGGCGTACCTGGAGACGATGCCGCTCTCGAACGGGAACACGATGGAGGCGTGGACGGTCCCGTACCTGCTCGCGGTCGGAACCCTTCGAGAGATCAACTCGCGCCCCGAGGACGCGCTCACCGAGACCGGTGTGAAGGTCTCCAGACAGGAGGTGTTCGCGGTGATGTCCGCCGCGAGCGACGTCGGCCGCGACTCGCTGGCGGAACTGCGACAGACCATCGCTCGGACCCCGTTCCACCGGACGGTCGGGTCGGCGGACTGA
- a CDS encoding DEAD/DEAH box helicase, translating to MRVRDLPLPQSVVGHFSERGVRELYPPQRAAVDAGVCDGANVVAAVPTASGKTFVAQLALLTADGPGLYVCPLRALAREKYETFAALPGVDVGISTGDFDATGEELAGNDVVVATSEKVDSAIRNGASWVDELACVVVDEVHLLGAKRRGPTLEVTLATLRRRNPDLQTVALSATVDNPEAIADWLDAALVESEWRPVELRTGVAVGGDVSFDDTTRTVDVVATEDADESGTADPDDEADPTEVTAALVADTVADGGQCLAFVRSRREAVDLAERLAGDGLAGALGIEDAAATAADEATDVDGTLTGQQLAECLRAGVAFHHAGLRSGHRSVVESAFRDRDVACICATPTLAAGVNVPARRVVVRDQRRYAEGGMEWIPTLEVHQMCGRAGRPGLDPHGEAVLVAAADTRAEVRERYVEGEPEAVESKLADPGALRTHVLAAVATGFAATETEILDVFEGTFYARETGAGGLADAVAVAVDDLVAAGMVARETGGVEDYRLVATAVGETTSKQYVRPETGERIVAGLRAAAGLSDATTLTAFEVVCDTPDMQDTYLGNAERADIYRFARSNAAHLTTGMTDPDDFEGWLESVKTARILDEWTGGVTVEELVERYRIGPGDLDSRVERAEWLLSAAEALGETTGVRVPAVSRARSRL from the coding sequence ATGCGTGTCCGGGACCTACCGCTCCCGCAGTCCGTCGTCGGTCACTTCTCCGAGCGCGGCGTCCGCGAGCTGTACCCGCCGCAGCGCGCGGCGGTCGACGCGGGCGTCTGTGACGGCGCGAACGTCGTCGCGGCGGTGCCGACCGCGTCGGGGAAGACGTTCGTCGCGCAGCTCGCGCTGCTGACCGCGGACGGTCCCGGCCTGTACGTCTGTCCGCTCCGCGCGCTCGCTCGCGAGAAGTACGAGACGTTCGCGGCGCTGCCCGGCGTCGATGTCGGTATCTCGACCGGCGACTTTGACGCGACGGGCGAGGAGCTCGCTGGCAACGACGTCGTCGTCGCCACGAGCGAGAAGGTCGACTCCGCGATCCGCAACGGCGCCTCGTGGGTCGACGAGCTGGCCTGCGTCGTCGTTGACGAGGTCCACCTGCTCGGCGCGAAGCGACGCGGGCCGACCCTCGAAGTGACGTTGGCGACGCTCCGACGGCGGAACCCCGACCTCCAGACGGTCGCGCTGTCAGCGACCGTCGACAACCCCGAGGCGATCGCGGACTGGCTCGACGCCGCCCTCGTCGAGTCCGAGTGGCGACCAGTGGAACTCCGGACCGGCGTCGCGGTCGGTGGCGACGTTTCCTTCGACGACACGACCCGCACGGTCGACGTCGTCGCCACCGAAGACGCCGACGAGAGCGGGACCGCTGACCCCGACGACGAGGCGGACCCCACCGAGGTCACCGCCGCCTTGGTCGCTGACACCGTCGCGGACGGCGGTCAGTGCCTCGCGTTCGTCCGCTCTCGCCGCGAGGCGGTCGACCTCGCGGAGCGGCTCGCGGGTGACGGGCTCGCGGGAGCGCTCGGGATCGAGGACGCGGCCGCCACGGCGGCGGACGAGGCCACCGACGTCGACGGGACGCTCACCGGTCAGCAGCTCGCGGAGTGTCTGCGCGCCGGCGTCGCGTTCCACCACGCCGGACTCCGGTCGGGCCACCGGTCGGTCGTCGAGTCGGCGTTCCGCGACCGCGACGTCGCCTGTATCTGCGCCACGCCCACGCTGGCGGCCGGCGTCAACGTCCCGGCACGGCGCGTCGTCGTCCGCGACCAGCGACGGTACGCGGAGGGCGGCATGGAGTGGATCCCGACGCTCGAAGTCCACCAGATGTGCGGGCGGGCGGGGCGTCCCGGACTCGACCCGCACGGCGAGGCCGTCCTCGTCGCCGCCGCCGACACCCGAGCGGAAGTACGCGAGCGGTACGTCGAGGGCGAACCGGAGGCCGTCGAGTCGAAGTTGGCCGACCCGGGGGCGCTCCGAACGCACGTCCTCGCGGCGGTCGCGACGGGGTTCGCGGCGACCGAGACCGAGATACTCGACGTCTTCGAGGGGACGTTCTACGCCCGGGAGACTGGCGCCGGCGGCCTCGCGGACGCGGTCGCCGTCGCGGTCGACGACCTCGTCGCGGCCGGGATGGTCGCCCGGGAGACGGGCGGCGTCGAGGACTACCGGCTCGTCGCGACGGCCGTCGGGGAGACGACCTCGAAGCAGTACGTCCGCCCCGAGACGGGCGAGCGGATCGTCGCCGGCCTCCGCGCGGCGGCCGGCCTGTCCGACGCGACGACGCTCACCGCCTTCGAGGTGGTCTGTGACACGCCGGACATGCAAGACACCTACCTCGGAAACGCCGAGCGCGCCGACATCTACCGGTTCGCGCGGAGCAACGCCGCCCACCTGACGACGGGCATGACCGACCCGGACGACTTCGAGGGGTGGCTGGAGTCGGTGAAGACGGCGCGCATCTTAGACGAGTGGACCGGTGGCGTAACCGTCGAGGAGCTGGTCGAGCGCTACCGGATCGGTCCGGGCGACCTGGACTCGCGGGTCGAGCGCGCGGAGTGGCTGTTGAGCGCGGCGGAGGCGCTCGGGGAGACGACCGGCGTGCGCGTTCCCGCGGTGTCGCGGGCGCGGTCACGGCTGTGA
- a CDS encoding HalX domain-containing protein, whose translation MSEQPPLVLVVEDEPDLADLYAAWLGDEYRVRTAYGGHEALEQLDEVDDEVDAVLLDRRMPGLSGDEVLTAVRDRGINCRVAMVTAVEPDFDILEMGFDDYLVKPVTSDTLRDTVDGLLRRGEYDSEVQELFSLTSKKAMLESEKSASDLADNAEYQELTDRIDELRERADESRDAVAADDDDYAKLFQDFDTGA comes from the coding sequence ATGAGTGAGCAACCGCCGCTGGTCCTCGTGGTCGAGGACGAACCTGACTTGGCCGACCTGTACGCCGCTTGGCTGGGCGACGAGTACCGCGTTCGGACCGCGTACGGTGGCCACGAGGCCCTCGAGCAGCTTGACGAGGTCGACGACGAGGTCGACGCGGTCCTCCTCGACCGACGGATGCCCGGACTCTCCGGCGACGAGGTACTCACGGCCGTCCGCGACCGCGGCATCAACTGCCGGGTCGCGATGGTCACCGCAGTCGAGCCGGACTTCGACATCTTGGAGATGGGGTTCGACGATTACCTCGTCAAGCCCGTCACCAGCGACACGCTCCGGGACACCGTCGATGGGCTGCTGCGGCGCGGCGAGTACGACTCGGAGGTTCAGGAACTGTTCTCGCTGACCTCGAAGAAGGCGATGCTGGAGTCCGAAAAGAGCGCGAGCGACCTCGCGGACAACGCGGAATACCAGGAACTCACCGACCGGATCGACGAGCTCCGCGAGCGGGCAGACGAGTCGCGCGACGCGGTCGCGGCCGACGACGACGACTACGCGAAGCTCTTCCAAGACTTCGACACCGGCGCGTGA
- the guaB gene encoding IMP dehydrogenase, producing MATDSGRFSTKLEVPEALTFDDVLLRPKESRVEPDEADLSTRVSKNAELTVPVLSAAMDTVTESDLAIAMAREGGLGVLHRNMTVEETAAEVERVKRAHELVIRRENVVTVSPDDTVREADRLMEREGVSGAPVVADDDTVLGIISGTDIRPYLEVGEDDAVREAMTDEVITAPEDVGAREALELMYDHKIERVPIVDDDRLVGLVTMQGILQRREHEEAARDERGRLLAGVAVGPFEEERAVAADEAGVDVIFIDCAHAHNLDVLDSAEAIKATVDADVVVGNVGTREAAEAAVDFADGLKVGIGPGSICTTRVVSGAGMPQMTAVAEVADVASEHDVPVIADGGIRYSGDAIKALAAGADAVMLGSYFAGTDEAPGRVITMNGKKYKQYRGMGSVGAMKSGGGDRYLKEEDEDEEFVPEGVEAATPYKGSLGSELYQLTGGMRSGMGYVGAETLPDLHERAEFVRVSTAGQSESHPHDVMITDEAPNYSPSE from the coding sequence ATGGCGACAGATTCTGGCCGATTCTCGACGAAACTCGAGGTTCCGGAGGCGTTGACCTTCGACGACGTGCTGCTCCGACCCAAGGAGAGCCGCGTCGAACCCGACGAAGCGGACCTGAGCACGCGCGTTTCGAAGAACGCCGAACTGACCGTTCCGGTGCTGTCGGCCGCGATGGACACCGTCACCGAGAGCGACCTCGCGATCGCGATGGCGCGCGAGGGCGGGCTCGGCGTCCTTCACCGCAACATGACCGTCGAGGAGACGGCCGCCGAGGTCGAGCGCGTCAAGCGCGCGCACGAACTCGTCATCCGCCGCGAGAACGTCGTCACCGTCTCACCGGACGACACGGTTCGGGAGGCCGACCGACTGATGGAGCGCGAGGGCGTCTCCGGCGCTCCCGTCGTCGCCGACGACGACACCGTTCTCGGGATCATCTCCGGGACGGACATCCGGCCCTACCTGGAGGTCGGTGAGGACGACGCGGTCCGTGAGGCGATGACGGACGAGGTCATCACCGCGCCGGAGGACGTAGGGGCGCGCGAGGCGCTCGAACTGATGTACGACCACAAGATCGAGCGTGTCCCGATCGTCGACGACGATCGGCTCGTCGGGCTGGTGACGATGCAGGGGATCTTACAGCGCCGCGAACACGAGGAGGCTGCCCGCGACGAGAGGGGGCGCCTGCTGGCCGGCGTCGCGGTCGGTCCCTTCGAGGAGGAGCGCGCCGTCGCGGCCGACGAGGCCGGCGTCGACGTGATTTTCATCGACTGCGCGCACGCGCACAACCTCGACGTCCTCGACTCCGCGGAGGCGATCAAAGCGACCGTCGACGCAGACGTGGTCGTCGGGAACGTCGGAACGCGCGAGGCCGCCGAGGCCGCGGTCGACTTCGCCGACGGGCTGAAGGTCGGTATCGGCCCGGGATCGATCTGTACTACCCGCGTCGTCAGCGGCGCGGGGATGCCCCAGATGACCGCGGTCGCCGAGGTCGCGGACGTCGCGAGCGAACACGATGTCCCCGTGATCGCGGACGGCGGTATCCGCTACTCCGGCGACGCGATCAAGGCGCTCGCGGCGGGCGCCGACGCCGTCATGCTCGGGTCGTACTTCGCCGGTACCGACGAGGCACCCGGCCGCGTCATCACGATGAACGGCAAAAAGTACAAGCAGTACCGCGGGATGGGCTCGGTCGGCGCGATGAAGTCCGGCGGCGGCGACCGCTACCTCAAAGAGGAGGACGAAGACGAGGAGTTCGTCCCCGAGGGCGTCGAGGCGGCGACCCCATACAAGGGGAGCCTCGGATCGGAACTCTACCAGCTCACGGGCGGGATGCGCTCCGGGATGGGCTACGTCGGCGCGGAGACGCTTCCCGACCTCCACGAGCGCGCGGAGTTCGTCCGGGTCTCGACCGCGGGACAGAGCGAGAGCCACCCGCACGACGTGATGATCACGGACGAGGCGCCCAACTACAGTCCGAGCGAGTAG
- a CDS encoding DUF5794 domain-containing protein: MSSSRHPVALRLERQVGSATKLLATVMALPLVDGIFPALVVAGVLGSATGVVETGILIFGGSATAAVILAEMDGSRRQMVTSVLLIGAVIVPIAAVEAALAPTLQGLLNLPIFERFAGLVILTIAAKTASSEIGEYLPSPGVIIGLGLVASFDPSGFALETSTEYVVNGTAAAAVGVAFALSIAVLSPHLRGRVDIDRFRFGSAVALGVLALPILLGPFDLMQTEAPVALAVLAVTTLFAYDPEAGGQEGVTDDDTPDGGDEPAAADGSADTDATDTGDEPAGDAPSEPPLDAPPEGPSPVVDDDVAVLANGGEGRETDDEGTDPFTDDDSRAPWL, from the coding sequence ATGAGCAGTTCACGCCACCCGGTCGCCCTGCGATTAGAACGGCAGGTCGGGAGCGCGACGAAGCTGCTCGCGACCGTGATGGCGCTCCCGCTCGTCGACGGCATCTTCCCCGCCTTGGTCGTCGCCGGCGTGCTCGGTTCGGCTACCGGCGTCGTCGAGACGGGTATCCTGATCTTCGGCGGCTCCGCGACCGCCGCGGTAATCCTCGCGGAGATGGACGGCTCTCGTCGACAGATGGTCACGTCCGTGCTGCTGATCGGCGCGGTTATCGTTCCGATCGCCGCCGTCGAGGCCGCCCTCGCGCCGACCCTCCAGGGGCTCCTGAATCTACCCATCTTCGAGCGGTTCGCCGGGCTGGTGATACTGACGATCGCCGCCAAGACCGCCAGCTCCGAGATCGGTGAGTACCTGCCGAGTCCGGGCGTTATCATCGGTCTCGGTCTCGTCGCGAGCTTCGACCCGTCGGGATTCGCGTTGGAGACGTCGACCGAGTACGTGGTCAACGGGACCGCGGCCGCCGCCGTCGGCGTGGCGTTCGCGCTGTCGATCGCGGTGCTGTCGCCGCACCTCCGCGGCCGCGTCGACATCGATCGGTTCCGGTTCGGCTCGGCGGTCGCGCTGGGAGTGCTCGCGCTGCCGATCCTGCTCGGGCCGTTCGACCTCATGCAGACGGAGGCCCCGGTCGCGCTCGCGGTGCTCGCGGTGACGACGCTGTTCGCGTACGACCCGGAGGCGGGCGGGCAGGAAGGGGTCACTGACGACGACACACCGGACGGCGGAGACGAGCCCGCAGCGGCCGACGGATCGGCGGACACGGACGCGACCGATACCGGCGACGAGCCCGCCGGGGATGCGCCGAGCGAACCTCCGCTCGACGCCCCGCCGGAGGGACCGTCCCCCGTCGTCGACGACGACGTCGCTGTCCTCGCGAACGGCGGCGAGGGGCGGGAGACCGACGACGAGGGGACGGACCCGTTCACGGACGACGACTCCCGCGCGCCGTGGCTGTGA
- a CDS encoding DUF5795 family protein, producing MSNRVVQGRMVTPEKLAELVEEESVLEAEPIDDADRDCPDCGGNVISVGYMPTVTEFVTGYKCQDCDWSDDDRT from the coding sequence ATGTCGAACCGCGTCGTTCAGGGGCGGATGGTGACGCCCGAAAAGCTCGCAGAGCTGGTCGAAGAGGAGTCGGTGCTGGAAGCCGAGCCGATTGACGACGCCGACCGCGACTGTCCGGACTGCGGCGGCAACGTCATCTCCGTCGGCTACATGCCGACCGTGACCGAGTTCGTCACCGGCTACAAGTGTCAGGACTGCGACTGGAGCGACGACGACCGAACGTAG
- a CDS encoding DUF5800 family protein: MSTDLTFTDHGVDVVYEGTEFELEKTLIEEATGKSYRDVTDHEVLTIVAEDPDLGGEPVRIGDVL; the protein is encoded by the coding sequence ATGAGTACCGATCTGACGTTTACCGACCACGGCGTCGACGTCGTCTACGAGGGGACCGAGTTCGAGTTGGAAAAGACGCTGATAGAGGAGGCGACCGGGAAGTCGTACCGCGATGTCACCGACCACGAAGTCCTGACAATCGTCGCTGAGGACCCGGACTTGGGCGGCGAACCGGTTCGGATCGGCGACGTGCTGTAA
- a CDS encoding DUF5786 family protein produces the protein MGFGSYDESEQKDQDVDTNDDDAVNVHENDHDGDVSIEGDTDTDDLVGRLSEMRDDDEE, from the coding sequence ATGGGATTCGGATCGTACGACGAGAGCGAACAGAAGGATCAGGACGTCGACACCAACGACGACGACGCGGTGAACGTTCACGAAAATGACCACGACGGCGACGTCTCCATCGAGGGAGACACCGACACCGACGACCTCGTCGGCCGCCTCTCGGAGATGCGCGACGACGACGAGGAGTAG